TTCTTGGAAAGAGAATTCTTCAAACTCACAGAGGTTCACCTaaaaagaagagagagagagagagagctgcaggaataatgaaatttttgaatggGAAAAGAGTTACCTCTCAGGGTAGTCCACAATAATCTCAAATAGTTTGGCTATCCTTAAATCTTGCAATGTTTCATAAGCAAAATACTCTAGCCGCAATTTCCATCGAATGAGTCCTTCTGACGGAGTATTTGTTCCAGAATAGCATGAAGATGGTTGTGAAGCCAGAGGTGATTTGATACCTGATGAATGTTGGTCAAAACTAATAGAATCACCAAGATAAGCAAGCAATGCGTTCAAGAATTGCAGAGGAACGACCTGTACAATATTCTCCAAATGTAAGGAACAAGCTCTCAAGTAACTTAACCATAgggaaaaaaaaacagcaaGTTAATAAAACCTGAAATAACATGAAACCTGGAAAGagatactttaatattttaccaaaattaatGGCAAGATTGGCAAGACATCCATGAATTGATTTCTTAAAGTTGCTTtcaatgaaaaggaaaaatgtgaAGGATTTACAAACACCAAAACCAACCTGTATCCAACCCTTAATGGAAGCCAAAACAGAACTCCGGTAATCATCACCAGCCAGATTATGTACTTTAGCCTGTATGCAAACAAGGAAAGAATGTTGCTAAAATAAGGTAAATTtattaagcctaaaacatgaTAAGCAATGTAAGCCAGAGGTAATATTTTCTAAAGGAGAatcattaaagaaaacaaaaagcaCAAAGTCCaatacaaaattgaataaaaaagatCAGATAACTATGTTGAGTTCAATTACATAAGGTGTGCAtacatattttatgataaataacAAGCCCACCTTCAGAAGCATGAAAATAGCAGAAGCATAGGCATCTTCAGTCATTGATGTGAAACCAAGATTTCTAAGATCACGAACAACCTTCCCAATGTTCCTCACCAACTTACTGTTCTCTGAAAACTTGTCTTGGGAATAGCACTCATCAATATCCATTTCACCAGTTCTATACTTGTTCTTTTCATCCAAATCCATCTCATCTCTATCTCGATGCTCATTTTCCTCATTTAATTCTCCATCCATTATGGTACTTAACTCCTCAAGCCTTcccttaaaataaaagtgaagcACCTCTAACAACATCAATGAAATTATCAgctaataatcaaataataaaaccCCAGTTATGCACAACGAAAGAACTGAcctttttttcaataaaaagcTAGTAATTTCATACCGGGAAAATGTCGAGGTAGGTTGGCCATAAGTATGGAGGAAACAATTAATTGATACTTTGAGAAAAGATAGACTTTTCCCACATCAAAGTCGGGCTTTCCATCAGTCAAATTATCCATATAGGACTGTAGTGCATGAACTAACATTAACAAGCATttctcttgattttctttttctaaacaAATCTCCTCCAAAGCATTACAAAGCACTCTTTGAATCTCATCCTCATCAATCTTCTCTAAATCTTCTTCAATTTTGCTATAATCCTCAAAATAGCGCCAAAATCTCGACGCCCCATTTTTCTCAAAGGCTTCctataatttagaaaaaaaaatgaaatcaagaaaatttaatttcgaaaGAGACTGCAATGGCTTAACCGATTATTACCTCTAGTAATCTAAGGAAGTAGTCCCGAGAGAGAATATGGAGGCCGTGTTTGCAGAGAGTGTGAACATGAGAAACGAAGTCATGTTCGAGGGAGAGATCGCCGGAGCTTTTGAGGAGAGAATTAGCGGCGGTGCAGAAACCGTCGTAGCTTTGGAGGATTTCTTGGACGGAGTCGTTGTCGAGACTGGTCAAAATCCCTAGATTGCACACTGGAGAAGAAGTTAATGACTCCATTGACAAGAAAATAACACAAATCCTCTCCTTGCTTTGAAAAACCCTAACTTAGGTCTCACTACTTCAGCTTAGAATTGAACTGTGGAATTTTTTAGTTCCATTTTTTCGATTTCTTCTTTACCGCCACTGCCATGAATCGCTTTTGCTCAATTTCCACCTAAACGACGCATGACATGTGTCGTTTCACTTATTTCAAAAGCCATTTTTTggtctattttaaattttagtccctctatgacgttattttttttctaacaacTTTCTTATAGTCAACTTGTGAAAGCGGAACATGGTTAGTACCTGGAttcctaaaatttttgaaatttttaattattccctcatgatttttagaaattttcattAGACCtcttaaagttttaaaattttagattaggcctctttaaaaattttagaacttCTATTAAgccctcaaatttttaaattttaattagatttttcaaaaatttaaaaattctaattaagcctttaatttgttaaaattttaattaaaacctaaatttttttgaaaattaatttaaattctcTCAAAACTTAATGGTAAAATCTGTCACTGTtcaaataacattcaattttgGGGCATTTTTTCAGCggcaataattaatttagacaTACTAAAAGATTATAGAAGTAGACGTGAGATTAGGTCAACTTAAAATTAAGGatgaaatctaaattttattatgataagAGGGACTAAAACCAGAATAACATTTTTcaacttatttatttcaaagctagcttagggtgagtttggatgggcgatgcgtttacttgcggttagtgtaaaaacagctgCAACGGggagattagatattgtaactgagacaaaaagtaagctaaaagCACCACACTGTACCCTATCGCTCATTCAAACCCACCATTAGCTTAGTTGTCTCTCAAAGTCTCAAAGATCAAATGAAGGCAAATGTCCATGGACATAAAGAAACCAGAACCCGAACCGGAATTAAGATCTTGTTGACGTCACTATCGGCTATGGTGGCGGAAACTTCCACCTTTCCCATAGACTTAACCAAGACAAGGCTCCAGCTTCACGGCGAGTCTCAACCTCTCTCCTCCTCCACGCGCCGTCCCACCAATTCGTTCCGTGTCGCCGCCGGTATCGTCCGTGACCAAGGCGTTTCAGGGCTGTATAAAGGTCTCTCCCCGGCTATTAGTAGGCATCTGTTCTACACTCCCATTCGGATCGTCGGTTACGAGAATTTAAGGAATTTGGTGAGCGCCGATGGCTCTCTTTCTCTGTCTTCTAAAGCGCTTGTAGGTGGCATTTCCGGCGCTATTGCTCAGGTTTGCCTTCAAATACTGAATCAAAATCATGGAGATTAATTTGCTTTCTTGAAATTGCCAAAAAAATGAATTGGGATTATTACTTTTTCTTAAATACGTAAAAGGTTCCAGTAGCTCTGTTATGctgaaattttagatttaatcccACTACTTATAATAAATCGatgacatgaaaattttttctgATATTTGATCTCACCGTTATGGTGACTTAAAAATTCAGTCCATTATATTCAAccagtaaaaaaattatatttcagcCTAATGTTTTAGGTTGCTTTTTGAGAACAATTTATTTCATAGCAATTAACAGTGTTAGCCATCCAGCTATTGCTTATGCACTTACATTTTTGACAAGATTGATTATTATAAGTATTGATTTGGAATGTAATAGTATTAGTAGTACAGTTTGTGGCAAGTCCAGCTGATCTTGTTAAGGTGAGGATGCAAGCGGATGGCCGTTTGATAAACAAGGGTCTTCAACCACGATACAAAGGACTCTTTGATGCTTTTAACAAAATTGTAGCCATGGAAGGTCTTGGAGGTCTTTGGAAAGGGGTTTTGCCAAATGTTCAGAGGGCGTTCTTAGTGAACATGGGTGAACTAGCCTGTTATGATCATGCAAAACGTTTTGTTATAAATAATCAGATATCTGATGATAACATCTATGCACACACATTGGCATCGATCATGTCAGGTCTCTCTGCTACAATGCTGAGTTGTCCGGCTGATGTTGTGAAGACAAGAATGATGAATCAAGCGGCTAGTAAGGAAGGGAATGTTATGTACAAGAGCTCATATGATTGTTTGGTGAAGACGGTGAAAATCGAAGGTTTAACAGCATTGTGGAAAGGTTTCTTTCCTACATGGGCAAGGCTTGGTCCTTGGCAATTCTTTTTCTGGGTATCTTACGAGAAGTTCCGACAAATTTCGGGGCTTTCTTCCTTCTGACTAATGGACCTGATCAGGCTTCAGATGCCAACATACTTACGGGATAGTTTCAGATGTTATTACCGGTTTCTTGTTCCAAGGGGCAATAACTTGAATACCAGCATTGGGCAGAAGATGTTCTGCTTTGATGGTCTGCTTCCTATGTAGTGTTTTTTTATGGCATTTTTCCCATATAAGGTTAACCTTGTTGTGATTTGCAGTCCCTTGGCGGTAAATGCGAGATCGGTTGTGCTTCTTGTGCATGTTGTGGCCTGTTCAAGTTTGTAAGTACGGTATGTAGGACGAATAAAAAATGGTATTTTCGATGAATTGATTCAAAACTTTACATGAAACTATAAGATCatataagaaaaaaactaattttacaTCTGTATAAGCTAATCAATCCTCTTAAGTATAATGTTTATGCTGAGAAGTATGAAATGCAGgtctattattttatgtataacatatatatacatgatggTATGAGttagttttatattaatttttttattcaattctaCTGCCAAACTCTACACCAGTAGAGCAATAAGACGATAAGAATTAGATCTTAGGCTAAATGGGCCTAACCTTTTCAAGGTTGCTTGAATAAGGATTAACACGTTCCAAAACCTTCAAATAAGGATCTAATGTTCTCAATTTTGTTGAAATAAGGGTTTATCACATGGATTacccaaatttgaaaaaaaaaaacaaattatacgTAAGCCAAATTTAGCATACACAGATATAGATACTTAAAAGCTAATATAAAATCCCATATTTATTCATCAGccctaaaagaattttctaAGTTTCATAGTTAAACCCTAAAGAgaatttgaaagtaaaaaagaTACTAAAAGATTTCCTTACCGTTATCCTAACTcaaaattgtagaataattttgaaaattttgaaacttgaaaACTTAAGATGAGCAAACAAAATCAAAtgcaaaaatcaaaatcaaaagatTTAGAAACCTCCATGTAGATGATATCGATGTGGTTTTCTTTTAAACCAACAAAAATTTCCACAATAGATAATAATGGCAATTTATAAAGCAAAAGGAAACAATTTGTCCATGAAATATCATGGGTTATTCAATTCAACAAAGCTAATATTATGGTCTTCAATTACAAATCCCCCCCCCccgaacaaaaaaaaaaaaaagagactgCGAGGGACTTGATAGTAGAATTTACATGAGACAGTTCTGGTGCTTAACTTTATGATGAAATTCTTCCCTCATTCTCCTGATCTCCACTTTTCTCCCCAATCTCTCTTTCTTCTTGTCTTGTTGGTGGGCGATCCAACTGTGGCCTTTATCCATGGCTTACCAAAACACAAAGGCGTGAATGCCATTGTGAAGCAA
The nucleotide sequence above comes from Gossypium raimondii isolate GPD5lz chromosome 13, ASM2569854v1, whole genome shotgun sequence. Encoded proteins:
- the LOC105783848 gene encoding mitochondrial uncoupling protein 3, encoding MKANVHGHKETRTRTGIKILLTSLSAMVAETSTFPIDLTKTRLQLHGESQPLSSSTRRPTNSFRVAAGIVRDQGVSGLYKGLSPAISRHLFYTPIRIVGYENLRNLVSADGSLSLSSKALVGGISGAIAQFVASPADLVKVRMQADGRLINKGLQPRYKGLFDAFNKIVAMEGLGGLWKGVLPNVQRAFLVNMGELACYDHAKRFVINNQISDDNIYAHTLASIMSGLSATMLSCPADVVKTRMMNQAASKEGNVMYKSSYDCLVKTVKIEGLTALWKGFFPTWARLGPWQFFFWVSYEKFRQISGLSSF